A DNA window from Gemmatimonadaceae bacterium contains the following coding sequences:
- a CDS encoding 4a-hydroxytetrahydrobiopterin dehydratase, protein MVAKDTTYTDDQIAEKLRDLPGWYYEDGWIRRQYKTDGWPTTLMLVNAIGYVAEAAYHHPDLSVTWAKVWVKLKTHSAGGITDKDFALAKRIEECSLWRPSGSPLEGTPNKFVRGGDPK, encoded by the coding sequence ATGGTCGCGAAAGACACCACCTACACCGATGACCAGATCGCCGAGAAGCTCCGCGATCTTCCGGGATGGTACTACGAAGACGGATGGATCCGCCGCCAGTACAAGACCGACGGCTGGCCGACCACCCTCATGCTCGTCAACGCCATCGGCTACGTCGCCGAGGCCGCATACCACCACCCGGATCTCTCCGTCACGTGGGCCAAGGTGTGGGTCAAGCTCAAGACGCACAGCGCGGGCGGCATCACCGACAAGGACTTCGCGCTCGCGAAACGCATCGAGGAGTGCTCGCTCTGGCGACCGTCGGGATCACCGCTCGAGGGGACACCCAACAAGTTCGTGCGCGGCGGCGATCCCAAGTAG
- a CDS encoding SDR family oxidoreductase: MTDRHAGATRSGSAGQALAGTSVVVTGASTGIGRAIALAVAQAGADVAITYRSEEREARSTAAEIGRLGRQAHVFKLDLADAASITDLAADAQRALGRLDVWVNNAGADILTGRTANLPDAKKLDLLLSVDLRGTILASWEATRVMREQSSGGVILNMSWDHVLTGMSGRNPEMFSAVKGGVMAFSKSLARTVAPHIRVNVLAPGWIDTEFGGGLDAVRRRKIARTIPLARWGTPADVARAAVFLASPDSAYLTGQTLLIGGGAVM; encoded by the coding sequence TTGACCGATCGACACGCTGGCGCCACGCGATCCGGCAGCGCCGGCCAGGCGCTGGCAGGTACCAGCGTGGTCGTGACCGGCGCCTCGACAGGGATCGGCCGCGCCATCGCGCTTGCCGTCGCCCAGGCCGGTGCAGATGTCGCGATCACCTATCGCAGCGAAGAACGCGAAGCCAGATCCACGGCGGCCGAAATCGGGCGCCTGGGACGTCAGGCGCATGTGTTCAAGCTCGACCTGGCCGACGCCGCGTCGATTACCGATCTGGCCGCGGACGCGCAGCGGGCCCTCGGCCGCCTCGACGTGTGGGTCAACAACGCCGGCGCCGACATCCTTACCGGTCGCACCGCCAATCTTCCCGACGCGAAGAAGCTCGACCTGCTTCTGTCAGTCGACCTTCGGGGCACCATCCTCGCGTCCTGGGAAGCCACGCGGGTGATGCGCGAACAATCGTCCGGCGGCGTTATTCTGAACATGAGCTGGGACCACGTCCTCACCGGCATGTCGGGACGCAATCCGGAGATGTTCTCGGCGGTCAAAGGCGGCGTGATGGCATTCAGCAAGTCGCTCGCCCGCACGGTGGCGCCGCACATCCGGGTCAACGTCCTCGCTCCGGGATGGATCGACACGGAGTTCGGCGGCGGGCTCGACGCCGTTAGGCGACGCAAGATCGCGCGGACGATTCCGCTCGCGCGCTGGGGCACGCCGGCCGACGTCGCGCGCGCTGCCGTGTTTCTCGCCTCGCCCGACAGCGCGTATTTGACGGGCCAGACGCTCTTGATCGGCGGCGGCGCCGTGATGTAG
- a CDS encoding (5-formylfuran-3-yl)methyl phosphate synthase, whose product MRLLISVSSGAEAEAALEGGADIIDAKDPAAGPLGAVSGRALGEIVRAVDGRLPVSAALGDASDEVAVALAARRVATHRLAYLKIGFAGISDQERVESLVAAAVHGACLVSASIGVIAVGYADYLHPDVASLSPWWLVEAAERAGALGVLLDTAVKHTDRAARGVFGAMSETQLAAWVRHAHGAELTVAVAGGLAGSQLSELRALGVDVAGVRGAACEDGDRLGRVSRARVAALARCAGRRSWAQGPAPASRLRRGGEERLEPSTSPAALQ is encoded by the coding sequence ATGCGGCTTCTCATCAGTGTGTCGAGCGGGGCCGAGGCGGAGGCGGCGCTCGAGGGCGGGGCGGACATCATCGACGCGAAGGATCCTGCCGCGGGTCCGCTCGGCGCCGTGAGTGGGCGCGCATTGGGCGAAATCGTGAGGGCCGTGGATGGCCGGCTGCCAGTGAGCGCGGCGCTTGGCGACGCGAGCGACGAGGTGGCGGTCGCGTTGGCCGCACGACGGGTGGCCACTCACCGCCTGGCGTACTTGAAGATCGGCTTTGCGGGTATTTCAGATCAGGAGCGGGTGGAGTCGCTGGTCGCGGCTGCAGTGCATGGCGCGTGTTTGGTCAGCGCGAGCATCGGGGTCATTGCGGTGGGATACGCGGACTATTTGCATCCGGATGTTGCTAGTCTGTCGCCATGGTGGCTCGTTGAAGCTGCAGAACGTGCCGGCGCGTTAGGCGTTCTCCTCGACACCGCCGTGAAGCATACGGACCGCGCGGCTCGCGGGGTGTTCGGAGCGATGTCGGAGACGCAACTGGCGGCATGGGTGCGCCACGCTCACGGTGCCGAGTTGACGGTGGCAGTGGCAGGTGGTCTCGCCGGGTCGCAGCTCTCGGAATTGCGCGCCCTCGGCGTGGATGTCGCGGGCGTCCGCGGCGCTGCGTGCGAGGATGGCGACCGGCTTGGACGGGTGTCACGCGCTCGAGTCGCCGCGCTGGCCCGGTGCGCCGGCCGGCGGAGCTGGGCGCAGGGGCCGGCGCCGGCTTCGCGACTGCGGCGCGGCGGCGAGGAGCGGCTCGAGCCGTCTACGTCGCCCGCAGCGCTTCAGTGA
- a CDS encoding hydantoinase/oxoprolinase family protein, translating into MTPTVVAGWDIGGVNLKIAVVEDGRVVHARTRPFEIQRTPAELVDALHAAARAAALPPGCPHALTMTAELSQLFRTKREGVTFVLDAFSAAFRNDEISVYTVDGCFVSPDEARHTPLRAAAANWRATASVIALTWPDATLVDIGSTTTDIIPIAAGAVVAAGRTDAERLSNGELLYLGVLRTPVEAIVHEVPLGGSAAGVSAEAFALSGDVHVWNGDLLPADYDTGTSDGRPVAREFVRERLARIVCADRESLDDRAVDHIAAHVADAQIARTSAALARVRADTAPEAPVVAAGLGAFIAERAARRLMVSCVSLAETLGSAASRAAPAAAVAVLRARIQA; encoded by the coding sequence GTGACGCCGACGGTCGTGGCCGGGTGGGACATCGGCGGCGTCAACCTCAAAATCGCCGTCGTCGAGGACGGACGCGTCGTGCATGCGCGCACGCGCCCGTTCGAGATCCAACGGACACCAGCGGAGCTCGTCGACGCGCTCCACGCCGCGGCGCGCGCGGCGGCGCTGCCGCCCGGCTGCCCCCACGCGCTCACCATGACGGCCGAGCTCTCGCAGCTCTTCCGCACCAAGCGCGAGGGCGTGACCTTCGTTCTCGACGCCTTCTCCGCGGCGTTCCGCAACGACGAAATCTCGGTTTACACGGTGGACGGATGCTTTGTGAGCCCGGACGAAGCGCGCCACACCCCGCTTCGGGCCGCCGCCGCAAACTGGCGCGCCACGGCATCCGTCATCGCGCTCACGTGGCCTGACGCAACGCTCGTCGATATCGGGTCCACGACCACCGACATCATTCCCATCGCCGCCGGCGCGGTCGTCGCGGCCGGCCGCACCGACGCCGAGCGCCTGTCTAACGGAGAGCTGCTCTATCTTGGCGTCCTGCGGACGCCCGTTGAAGCCATCGTCCACGAAGTGCCGCTCGGCGGCTCGGCGGCCGGCGTGTCTGCCGAAGCGTTCGCCCTGTCCGGCGATGTGCATGTGTGGAACGGTGACCTCCTGCCCGCCGACTACGATACCGGCACGTCCGACGGCCGGCCCGTCGCGCGCGAGTTCGTGCGAGAACGACTCGCCCGCATCGTGTGCGCCGACCGCGAGAGCCTCGACGATCGCGCCGTCGACCACATTGCGGCTCACGTCGCCGACGCCCAGATCGCGCGCACGTCGGCCGCGCTCGCGCGCGTCCGCGCGGACACCGCACCGGAGGCTCCCGTGGTCGCCGCAGGACTCGGCGCCTTCATCGCCGAGCGCGCGGCGCGACGGCTCATGGTCTCCTGCGTGAGCCTCGCCGAAACGTTAGGCAGCGCCGCCTCGCGCGCGGCGCCCGCCGCCGCCGTCGCCGTCCTCCGCGCACGCATCCAGGCATGA
- a CDS encoding HisA/HisF-related TIM barrel protein, which yields MQLIPVLDLQGGRAVHARGGDRSRYAPLISRAAPDAAPGDAVAITAAFAALGARRIYVADLDAIEGRAPQESLVHECARAGLDHGGAQIWLDAGIARSADAARWGSVPGVERIIVGLESIAGMDVVADVVRLVRPLRVAFSLDLRNGAPQARSTTLAREAPLALQQAAVRAGVSAVLLLDLARVGSGAGVDEALAGRMVARAGPAELIVGGGVGDLDAVRRLAVLGVHGVLIGSALHDGRIDPRLLAAFAASPAPA from the coding sequence ATGCAGCTGATTCCGGTGCTCGATCTGCAAGGCGGGCGCGCGGTGCACGCTCGGGGCGGCGACCGGTCGCGTTACGCGCCTCTCATCTCGCGCGCCGCGCCCGATGCGGCGCCCGGCGACGCCGTCGCGATCACGGCGGCTTTCGCCGCGTTGGGCGCGCGACGCATCTACGTCGCGGATCTGGATGCGATCGAAGGACGCGCGCCGCAGGAATCGCTGGTGCACGAGTGCGCACGCGCGGGCCTCGACCACGGCGGCGCGCAGATCTGGCTCGACGCCGGTATCGCGCGGAGTGCAGACGCGGCGCGCTGGGGATCGGTCCCGGGCGTGGAGCGGATCATCGTGGGACTGGAGAGCATCGCGGGCATGGACGTCGTCGCCGATGTCGTGCGGTTGGTTCGACCACTGCGCGTCGCGTTCAGCCTGGATCTTCGGAATGGCGCGCCTCAGGCGCGGTCGACGACGCTGGCTCGCGAAGCGCCGCTCGCGCTGCAGCAGGCGGCGGTGCGTGCCGGAGTGAGCGCGGTGCTGCTGCTCGATCTCGCCCGCGTGGGCAGCGGCGCCGGTGTCGACGAAGCGCTGGCGGGGCGCATGGTCGCGAGGGCTGGGCCCGCGGAGTTGATCGTGGGGGGCGGCGTTGGGGATCTCGACGCCGTGCGCCGACTGGCGGTGTTGGGCGTACACGGTGTCCTCATCGGAAGCGCGCTGCACGACGGCCGGATCGATCCGCGTTTGCTCGCCGCCTTCGCCGCGTCCCCGGCGCCGGCCTAA
- a CDS encoding 6-pyruvoyl tetrahydropterin synthase family protein encodes MRTHGEFRIRVKKDYTVFSSAHFITFAGHRCESLHGHNYRVGVALDGAIDEDGWYVLDFSLVKRLMRQLCDEIDHKVLLPLENPKLGIVTRDQTVSVDYEGALRYVFPARDCALLPIPNTTVEMLARHLATRFLTELGAGTVAHLTAIEMEVEESFGQSATYRGTLG; translated from the coding sequence ATGCGAACCCACGGCGAGTTTAGGATACGGGTCAAGAAGGACTACACCGTTTTCTCGTCGGCGCACTTCATCACGTTCGCCGGCCACCGCTGTGAGTCGCTGCACGGCCACAATTATCGCGTCGGCGTGGCGCTCGACGGTGCGATCGATGAAGACGGTTGGTACGTGCTCGATTTTTCGTTGGTCAAACGGCTCATGCGCCAACTCTGCGACGAGATCGACCATAAAGTGCTGCTGCCGCTCGAGAACCCGAAGCTGGGCATCGTCACCAGGGACCAAACGGTGTCCGTCGATTACGAGGGCGCGCTGCGCTACGTGTTCCCGGCGCGGGACTGCGCGCTGCTGCCCATCCCGAATACCACCGTCGAGATGCTCGCGCGCCACCTGGCCACCCGGTTCCTTACCGAGTTAGGCGCAGGCACCGTGGCGCATCTCACGGCCATCGAGATGGAAGTGGAAGAAAGTTTCGGCCAATCCGCCACGTATCGCGGAACGCTCGGCTGA